One window from the genome of Emys orbicularis isolate rEmyOrb1 chromosome 22, rEmyOrb1.hap1, whole genome shotgun sequence encodes:
- the LOC135893423 gene encoding msx2-interacting protein-like, translating into MVRETRHLWVGNLPENVREEKIIEHFKRYGRVESVKILPKRGSEGGVAAFVDFVDIKSAQKAHNSVNKMGDRDLRTDYNEPGTIPSAARGLDDTVSIASRSREVSGFRGGGGGPTYGPPPSLHAREGRYERRLDGASDNRERAYEHSAYGHHERGTGGFDRTRHYDQDYYRDPRERTLQHGLYYTSRSRSPNRFDAHDPRYEPRAREQFTLPSVVHRDIYRDDITREVRGRRPERNYQHSRSRSPHSSQSRTQSPQRLASQASRPTRSPSGSGSRSRSSSSDSISSSSSTSSDR; encoded by the exons atatGGACGTGTTGAAAGTGTCAAAATTCTCCCCAAAAGGGGGTCAGAAGGTGGAGTGGCGGCCTTTGTGGATTTTGTGGACATCAAAAGTGCACAGAAGGCACACAACTCTGTCAACAAAATGGGAGATAGAGACCTACGGACGGATTATAATGAACCAGGAACCATTCCGAGTGCTGCTCGGGGATTGGATGATACAGTTTCCATAGCATCTCGTAGTAGAGAGGTTTCTGGGttcagaggaggtggggggggcccCACTTATGGCCCCCCACCATCACTTCATGCACGGGAAGGACGTTATGAGCGGAGACTTGATGG GGCTTCAGATAACAGGGAGCGTGCTTATGAACATAGTGCCTATGGACACCATGAACGGGGGACGGGAGGATTTGATCGGACAAGACATTACGATCAGGATTACTATAGAGACCCTCGAGAGCGGACATTACAACATGGGCTCTATTATACTTCCCGGAGTCGAAGTCCAAACCGTTTTGATGCTCATGACCCCCGTTATGAACCTAGGGCCCGGGAGCAGTTTACATTGCCCAGTGTGGTACACAGGGATATCTACAGGGATGATATTACACGGGAGGTACGAGGCAGAAGGCCAGAACGGAATTACCAGCACAGCAGGAGTCGGTCACCACATTCGTCCCAGTCTAGGACCCAGTCTCCCCAGAGGCTGGCTAGCCAAGCATCTAGACCCACAAGGTCCCCTAGTGGCAGCGGCTCTAGGAGTAGATCGTCAAGTAGTGATTcaatcagcagcagcagtagtaccAGCAGCGACAGGTAG